In the genome of Maribacter forsetii DSM 18668, the window GAGCTTAGACCATAAAAAGTATTCTTTACCACCTTCTTGGCATTTATTTTATCAAAAACATAATTGGTTTTTGCTCTATTGAAGTTTCTTTTACTAATTAAGTTAGCCAGCCTATCATTACTTTCCAATCCACCTTTATTGGCGCTAGACGTCGTAACGATTACAGGGCAAGCGGCAACACCAGAACAAGAGGGGTCATCGCAATCTACCAAGCCATCGCCGTCATCATCTATGCCGTTCATACAATCTTCTTGCGGTACAGGTGCTGTAGGACAACGCGCACCATCATTACTTGATGCAGCAGGACCAAAAGCAAAAATATTCGACTGAATGATTCCTAACGTAATATCTTGAACACTTTCTATTTTATATACAGAACCTGTTTGATTCGCTGAAATATAGAAGTTACCATCAACATCAAAATACACTGCTCCGAAGGTATATTTCAATCCTTCAAGTATTGGTACAACACCTAAATTGAACACCGTACCTGTTTCAGGGTCTATTTTAAATAATATCCTACTTTTTCCTTCTACAGTATACAACATGCCGTCAGCTGCATTAAAAGCCCAGTCTGCGATAGCTAAACTCTGACTTAGTTCAAATGCTCCTAAATATTCCAGATATGTTGGTGAATCAGGATTAATATCTACCTTAAAATAAGAGGAACCTCCCGCTTTAAAATAATAAACACCTTCAGGAGAAATATCTCCTACGTATTTATTACCTGTTGGTAATTCTGGTATAGTATACTGATCAACATTATAATTTTTACCAATTCTAACTATAGTACTAGATGGGGTCGATAAATATCCCCATAAATATCCATCTGTAGCGTTATAACCTACTCCGTTCACATTTCCCGGAGTAATGTCTTCCGCTACTAAATATGAACTACCAGAGGCAAGATCCAGCGCATATATATCATTATACTGAAATAAATATGCATTATAATCACAATTGAACGGTTCTGACTGAGCGTTTAAGCTAATCGATAACAAAATACTAGCAACAACGGTTACTAATTTATAAGAGAAACTAGATGTGTAGTTTTTTTCCATAATTTCTACTATTTGGGATAATTATTTTTCTCAAATCTAAATTATTATTTTAAGGAAAATTCCTACAAATATTTGAGATGTATACATAACACGCTCAATTACAATTTATTGTAGATGAATGGTTTTTTTCGATGCTTTACCACCTAATAAGCTCTTATTAAGAATATTGTAATGAGATGCGGATTTATTTAACAATACAATTTTAAAATATGGAGTTCTTTCACTATTTTGCAATTATTATTAGAAATTAAGTATGCAGAAAGTAACCCGTCTTTTTGACTTCCCATATTATCAGCTTGAAAAGCATGCCTTAAAAGAGGCATTGGTGTCAAAAAAAAATGGAGAATGGATAAAAACATCTACCAAAGAATATATTGATAAAGCAAATGCCATAAGCCGTGGGCTTTTACGCCTAGGGGTTAAACCTAATGACAAGATTGCCGTAATATCACTTACCAATAGAACGGAGTGGAATATTATGGATATTGGTATTCTTCAACTTGGGGCGCAGAATGTTCCTATTTACCCAACTATATCTGAAGATGATTATGCGTATGTACTTAATCATTCTGAAGCAAAATTCTGTTTTGTTTCTTGTAATGAAGTGCATGAAAAAGTAACTGCAATTAAAGACCAAGTTAAAAGTTTAGAAAATGTCTATTCTTTTGATGAGCTTTCTAATTGTGATCATTGGGGAAAGGTTTTTGAATTAGGTTCTGATACATCTAACCAAGACGAGGTAGAAAGCTTAATGAATGCCGTTACACCTAACGATTTGGCAACATTAATTTACACCTCTGGTACTACCGGTAGACCTAAAGGTGTTATGCTTTCACATAACAATTTGGTAACCAATGCCATTGAAAGCTCTAAACGTTTTCCTATAGAAGATGGTAAAACAAAAGCTTTAAGCTTCTTACCACTTTGCCATGTATATGAGCGTATGTTGATATACCTTTATCAATATAGAGGTGTCTCTATTTACTATGCAGAATCCTTAGATAAAATTAGTGATAATCTAAAAGAAACAAGTCCGCATGTAATGACAGCCGTACCTAGACTTTTAGAAAAGGTATATGATAAAATTTATGCCAAAGGAACAGAACTTACAGGTATTAAAAAGAAACTGTTCTTTTGGGCTGTTGACCTTGGGTTAAAATATGAACCATACGGACAAAATGGATGGTGGTACGAAAAAAAATTATCTGTCGCTAGAAAATTAATTTTCAGCAAATGGAAAGAAGGTTTAGGCGGTAATCTAGGATTAATAGCATCTGGTAGTGCAGCTTTGCAACCACGGTTATCACGAATCTTCAATGCAGCGGAATTTGGACTTATGGAAGGCTACGGCTTGTCTGAAACTTCGCCCGTTATTTCTGTAAATGATATGCGTGAAGGCGGGTTCAGAATTGGAACCGTTGGGAAGCCTATTGACAATACTGAAGTTAAAATTGCATCGGACGGGGAAATTTGTATCAAAGGTCCGCAAGTAATGCTGGGTTATTATAAAGATGAGGAAAAAACCAAAGAAGTTATTGTTGATGGTTATTTCTTAACCGGAGATATTGGTGAATTAGATAGTGATGGTTTTCTTAAAATTACGGATCGTAAAAAAGAAATGTTCAAAACCTCTGGTGGTAAATATGTAGCACCACAGCTTTTAGAAAATCGCTTTAAACAATCAAGGTTTATTGAGCAGATAATGGTTGTAGGTGAAGGCGAGAAAATGCCAGCTGCCTTAATTCAGCCAGATTTTGAATTCTTAAAAGAATGGGCTGCGCTACATAACATTAGTGTACCAGAAGGAACCAGTCTTATTAAGAACGAAAAAGTCTTGGAGCGTTATCAACAAGAAATTGATGAAGCAAATGAAAAGTTTGCGAAATGGGAAAAAGTAAAGCAGTTTAGACTTACTCCAGATGCTTGGAGTATGGAAGGTGGACACCTAACCCCTACAATGAAGTTGAAAAGAAAAATCATCAAGCAAAAATATATGGCGCTGTATAATGATATCTATGAACACTGATAGCATTTAAAAGCTTTTAACTAGTAAAATACAACACCCAACTAAGACTCAGAAATGATAATTAGTTGGGTGTTTATAGTTTTATATGTGATTACATTAATCGTAACATTACATAATGAATACTTCAATTTAATCCTATATAGTTAATAGACATACTTCTATATTATTTAAATGACAAAATATTAGTAGAAATAATTTTATGCCACTATTTATCTAACATTACTTCTTAACTAAAATTTAAACTAAATTTATTATGCATGCATAATAAATTTTCTTATATTTGGGAACCAACTGATAGAGTATGAAAGATGCAACGATAGATTATGCGTTGAGAGCTACATGGCAAGCAGTAGCAAGAATGTATAATGAAGAAGCAAAGAATTTTGATTCTACTATGGCTGTTGGCTTTACATTATTGAGCATTGACCCAAAAACTGGTACACCTTCAACTTCATTAGGTCCAAAAATGGGAATGGAGGCAACAAGCCTCTCTCGAATTTTAAAAAGTATGGAGCAGAAAGGTCTCATATTAAGAAAACCGAACCCTAAAGATGGTAGAGGTGTTCTTATTTACCTTACTGATTTTGGATTGGAAAAAAGAAATGATTCAAAAAGTACAGTTATTAGATTCAATGAAGCAGTTAAAGATGAAGTGACCGAAGAAAAACTAGCCAGTTTTTTTGAAGTAACAGATGCCATAAATAAACTTATTTCAGACAAAAAATTATTTTAATACAACTTATCAAATTAATACAGCATAAAGTACATGAATAAGCACATTAAAAAAGTAGCAGTAATTGGCTCAGGAATAATGGGTAGCGGTATAGCCTGTCATTTTGCAAATATTGGCGTAGAGGTTTTATTGTTGGATATTGTTCCTCGTGAACTAAATGACAAAGAAAAAGCGAAGGGTTTAACCTTAGAAGATAAGGTTGTTCGTAATAGAATGGTTAACGATGCTTTAAAAGCAGCATTGAAATCTAAACCATCTCCTATTTACCATCAAAATTTTGCAAATCGCATCACAACAGGAAACTTAGAAGATGATATTGCAAAGGTATCTAAGGTAGATTGGATTATTGAGGTTGTTGTTGAACGTTTGGATATTAAAAAACAAGTGTTCGAGAATCTAGAGAAGTACCGTACACCTGGCACACTTATAACTTCTAACACCTCTGGTATTCCTATCAAATTTATGTCTGAAGGCAGAAGTGAAGATTTCCAAAAGCATTTCTGTGGTACTCACTTTTTTAATCCTGCACGTTATTTAAAACTTTTTGAAATTATTCCTGGTCCAAAAACGGATGCAGATGTATTGAGTTTTTTAAATGGGTATGGCGAAAAGTTCTTAGGTAAGACTTCTGTTGTTGCCAAGGACACTCCTGCATTTATTGGTAATAGAATAGGAATATTCAGTATTCAAAGTCTTTTCCATATGGTAAAAGATATGGATATGACCGTTGAGGAAGTAGATAAATTGACCGGTCCTGTAATTGGCAGACCAAAGTCAGCTACATTCAGAACCGTTGATGTTGTTGGGTTAGATACACTTGTACACGTTGCAAATGGTATTTACGATAACTGTAAAGACGATGAGCGTCATGATTTATTTAAACTGCCTGGTTTCATCAACACAATGATGGAAAACAAATGGTTAGGAAGTAAAACAGGACAAGGTTTTTATAAGAAATCTAAAAATGATAAAGGCAAAACTGAAATATTAACGCTTGATTTAGAGACGATGGATTATCGCTCTAAAAAGAGTGCAAAATTTGCCACCTTAGAGCTAACAAAAACAATTGATAAAGTGGTTGATCGCTTTGCTGTTCTTTGTGGAGGAAAAGATAAAGCAGGTGAATTCTACCGTAAGAGTTTTGGACAGTTGTTCGCTTACGTATCCCATAGAATACCTGAAATAACAGATGAACTTTATAAGATAGACGATGCTATGAAAGCTGGTTTTGGTTGGGAACATGGTCCTTTCCAAATTTGGGATGCCGTTGGTCTAGATAAAGGTCTTGAGTTTATTAAAGCTGAAGGTTTAGAAGCTGCAGCTTGGGTTCAAGAAATGAAATCTGCGGGTAAAGATTCTTTTTACTCAGTAAAAGAAGGAAGCACCTATTTTTATGATATTCCGAAAAAATCCATGGAAAAGATTCCTGGTCAAGATGCGTTTATCATATTAGATAACATTAGAAAATCTAAAGAGGTATTTAAAAATGCCGGTGTTGTTGTTGAAGATTTAGGTGATGGAATTTTAAATGTAGAGTTCCAATCTAAAATGAATACAATTGGTGGTGATGTTTTAAATGGCTTAAACAAAGCCATAGACATGGCAGAAAAAGATTTTCAAGGTTTGGTTGTTGGTAACCAAGCTGCTAATTTCTCTGTAGGTGCAAATATTGGTATGATTTTCATGATGGCGGTTGAGCAAGAATATGACGAGCTTAACATGGCTATCAAGTACTTCCAGGATACGATGATGCGTATGCGCTACTCCTCTATTCCTACTATCTCTGCTCCTCACGGTATGGCATTAGGTGGTGGATGTGAAATTTCATTACATGCAGATAAGGTTGTTGCGGCAGCTGAGACGTATATGGGTCTTGTTGAATTTGGAGTTGGTGTCCTTCCTGGTGGAGGTGGTTCAAAGGAAATGGCCTTACGTGCTCAAGATACTTTCAAGAAAGGTGATGTGGAATTGAATGTATTGCAAGAGTACTTCTTAACCATTGGTATGGCCAAAGTGTCTACTTCTGCTTACGAAGCTTTTGATTTAGGATTACTTCAAAAAGGTAAAGATATTGTAGTGGTCAATAAAGACCGACAAATTGCAACTGCCAAGGCGCATGCTATGTTAATGGCAGAATCTGGTTATACACAACCAGCAGCCCGAAACGATATCAAAGTATTGGGTAAACAAGCGCTAGGAATGTTCGTAGTTGGTACTGACTCTATGGAGGCTAGCCATTACATTAGCGAGCATGACAAGAAAATTGCCAATAAACTTGCCTATGTTATGGCTGGTGGCGATTTATCAGAACCTACGCGAGTATCCGAGCAATATTTATTGGATATAGAGCGTGAAGCTTTCTTATCGCTATGTACCGAGAGAAAAACTTTGGAGCGTATTCAGCATATGTTGAAAACAGGTAAGCCGTTACGTAATTAGAAATACGTAGCTATTAACCTCTGGTGATAAGCTAGAGGTCAATTATAAAACAACAATTAAATGCTAATAGCTAATAGCTAATAGCCTAAAGCATAAAAAATGAAAACTGCATATATAGTAAAAGGATATAGAACTGCTGTTGGAAAAGCTCCAAAAGGTGTTTTCCGTTTTAAGCGTACAGATGAATTGGCTGCCGAAACCATCGAATATATGATGAAGGAATTGCCGCAATTCGACAAAAAACGTATCGACGATGTCATCGTAGGTAATGCAATGCCTGAAGGTTCTCAAGGTTTGAACATGGCAAGGTTAATTTCGTTAATGGGATTGGACATTGTTGATGTACCAGGTGTAACGGTAAATAGATTCTGCGCATCAGGTCTGGAGACTATTGGTGTTGCTGCTGCTAAAATTCAGGCTGGTATGGCCGATTGTATTATTGCCGGTGGCGCAGAAAGCATGAGTTCTGTTCCAATGACCGGTAACAAACCAGAATTAAATTATGACTTGGCAAACTCCGGTCATGAAGATTACTACTGGGGAATGGGTAATACTGCTGAAGCTGTAGCAAATGAGTACAAAGTATCTAGAGAAGATCAAGATAATTTTGCCTACAATTCTCATATGAAAGCGCTAAAAGCACAAGCAGAAGACCGTTTTCAGAGTCAAATAGCTCCTATTGAAGTTGAGGAAACCTATTTGGATGCTAATGGAAAAAAAGCACATCGTAAATATACAGTTACTAAAGATGAAGGACCTAGAAAAGGAACTTCGGTAGAGGTTCTAAATAAACTTCGTCCTGTGTTTGCCGCTGGT includes:
- a CDS encoding MarR family winged helix-turn-helix transcriptional regulator; this encodes MKDATIDYALRATWQAVARMYNEEAKNFDSTMAVGFTLLSIDPKTGTPSTSLGPKMGMEATSLSRILKSMEQKGLILRKPNPKDGRGVLIYLTDFGLEKRNDSKSTVIRFNEAVKDEVTEEKLASFFEVTDAINKLISDKKLF
- a CDS encoding 3-hydroxyacyl-CoA dehydrogenase/enoyl-CoA hydratase family protein, which codes for MNKHIKKVAVIGSGIMGSGIACHFANIGVEVLLLDIVPRELNDKEKAKGLTLEDKVVRNRMVNDALKAALKSKPSPIYHQNFANRITTGNLEDDIAKVSKVDWIIEVVVERLDIKKQVFENLEKYRTPGTLITSNTSGIPIKFMSEGRSEDFQKHFCGTHFFNPARYLKLFEIIPGPKTDADVLSFLNGYGEKFLGKTSVVAKDTPAFIGNRIGIFSIQSLFHMVKDMDMTVEEVDKLTGPVIGRPKSATFRTVDVVGLDTLVHVANGIYDNCKDDERHDLFKLPGFINTMMENKWLGSKTGQGFYKKSKNDKGKTEILTLDLETMDYRSKKSAKFATLELTKTIDKVVDRFAVLCGGKDKAGEFYRKSFGQLFAYVSHRIPEITDELYKIDDAMKAGFGWEHGPFQIWDAVGLDKGLEFIKAEGLEAAAWVQEMKSAGKDSFYSVKEGSTYFYDIPKKSMEKIPGQDAFIILDNIRKSKEVFKNAGVVVEDLGDGILNVEFQSKMNTIGGDVLNGLNKAIDMAEKDFQGLVVGNQAANFSVGANIGMIFMMAVEQEYDELNMAIKYFQDTMMRMRYSSIPTISAPHGMALGGGCEISLHADKVVAAAETYMGLVEFGVGVLPGGGGSKEMALRAQDTFKKGDVELNVLQEYFLTIGMAKVSTSAYEAFDLGLLQKGKDIVVVNKDRQIATAKAHAMLMAESGYTQPAARNDIKVLGKQALGMFVVGTDSMEASHYISEHDKKIANKLAYVMAGGDLSEPTRVSEQYLLDIEREAFLSLCTERKTLERIQHMLKTGKPLRN
- a CDS encoding AMP-dependent synthetase/ligase, translating into MQKVTRLFDFPYYQLEKHALKEALVSKKNGEWIKTSTKEYIDKANAISRGLLRLGVKPNDKIAVISLTNRTEWNIMDIGILQLGAQNVPIYPTISEDDYAYVLNHSEAKFCFVSCNEVHEKVTAIKDQVKSLENVYSFDELSNCDHWGKVFELGSDTSNQDEVESLMNAVTPNDLATLIYTSGTTGRPKGVMLSHNNLVTNAIESSKRFPIEDGKTKALSFLPLCHVYERMLIYLYQYRGVSIYYAESLDKISDNLKETSPHVMTAVPRLLEKVYDKIYAKGTELTGIKKKLFFWAVDLGLKYEPYGQNGWWYEKKLSVARKLIFSKWKEGLGGNLGLIASGSAALQPRLSRIFNAAEFGLMEGYGLSETSPVISVNDMREGGFRIGTVGKPIDNTEVKIASDGEICIKGPQVMLGYYKDEEKTKEVIVDGYFLTGDIGELDSDGFLKITDRKKEMFKTSGGKYVAPQLLENRFKQSRFIEQIMVVGEGEKMPAALIQPDFEFLKEWAALHNISVPEGTSLIKNEKVLERYQQEIDEANEKFAKWEKVKQFRLTPDAWSMEGGHLTPTMKLKRKIIKQKYMALYNDIYEH
- a CDS encoding acetyl-CoA C-acyltransferase, giving the protein MKTAYIVKGYRTAVGKAPKGVFRFKRTDELAAETIEYMMKELPQFDKKRIDDVIVGNAMPEGSQGLNMARLISLMGLDIVDVPGVTVNRFCASGLETIGVAAAKIQAGMADCIIAGGAESMSSVPMTGNKPELNYDLANSGHEDYYWGMGNTAEAVANEYKVSREDQDNFAYNSHMKALKAQAEDRFQSQIAPIEVEETYLDANGKKAHRKYTVTKDEGPRKGTSVEVLNKLRPVFAAGGSVTAGNSSQMSDGAAFVLIMSEEMVKELNLEPIARLVNYAAAGVPPRIMGIGPIAAIPKALKQAGLKLNDIDLIELNEAFASQSLAVMRELKINQDIVNVNGGAIALGHPLGCTGAKLSVQLFDEMRKRDMQGKYGMVTMCVGTGQGAAGIFEFLN